The proteins below come from a single Lepidochelys kempii isolate rLepKem1 chromosome 20, rLepKem1.hap2, whole genome shotgun sequence genomic window:
- the AQP6 gene encoding aquaporin-6 — MWKEVLSVTFYRAVFSEFLATSIYVFFGLGSALHWPSALPTILQISITFNLAAATVVQIAWHVSGAHINPAVTMAFLLGSRISLARAACYMVAQLAGGIAGAATLYGVTPAEVRGSLAINTVRSNITSGQAVAVELILTFQLVLCYFASTDRHRNANSPATFIGLSVALGHLIGIYFTGCSMNPARSFGPAVIVNKFTVHWIFWVGPMTGAILASLMYNVLLYPDLKSISQRLAILKGTFDMEAEDMEEAKQNRQPVSLINVIQRV; from the exons ATGTGGAAGGAGGTGCTGTCTGTGACCTTTTATCGGGCTGTTTTCTCAGAGTTCCTAGCCACCTCCATCTACGTCTTCTTTGGCCTGGGCTCAGCCCTCCACTGGCCCTCAGCCCTCCCCACCATCTTACAGATCTCTATTACCTTCAACTTGGCTGCAGCTACTGTGGTCCAGATTGCCTGGCATGTCAGTGGTGCTCATATCAACCCAGCTGTGACTATGGCCTTCCTGCTTGGCTCTCGTATCTCTCTGGCAAGAGCTGCTTGCTATATGGTTGCCCAGCTGGCCGGAGGGATCGCTGGAGCAGCCACGCTGTATGGAGTGACACCTGCAGAGGTCCGAGGAAGCTTAGCCATTAACACA GTGCGGAGCAACATCACTTCTGGACAAGCAGTTGCTGTTGAGCTCATTCTCACCTTTCAGCTGGTTCTTTGTTATTTTGCTTCCACCGACAGACACAGAAATGCCAACTCCCCAGCCACGTTCATTGGCCTATCCGTTGCTCTGGGACACCTGATTGGG ATCTACTTCACTGGCTGCTCCATGAATCCTGCAAGATCCTTTGGCCCTGCTGTCATAGTCAATAAGTTTACTGTTCACTGG ATTTTCTGGGTGGGCCCTATGACAGGCGCAATCCTTGCTTCTCTGATGTATAATGTACTTCTCTATCCTGACCTGAAGAGTATTTCACAGAGGCTGGCAATTCTAAAAGGCACCTTTGACATGGAGGCAGAAGATATGGAGGAAGCAAAGCAGAACAGGCAGCCTGTGTCATTGATCAATGTCATACAAAGGGTTTAA